A window from Mangifera indica cultivar Alphonso chromosome 2, CATAS_Mindica_2.1, whole genome shotgun sequence encodes these proteins:
- the LOC123208696 gene encoding uncharacterized J domain-containing protein C17A3.05c-like, translated as MAIRSVTAAKEFNPELPNIDEYFMAYKVHEMAAKKSTWYEFLALSDVQVDSTVIKKQYKKMALKLHPDKNHSVAAEGAFLLIQSAFEVLIDPAKRQVYDSGLCSKKRPHMSPHTASDSSKYSKPSKPTSEEAISSQSRPREAADRSSSGFGKTFSSEFRRTSSSGFGSTRPKKLAVAVEGAIYETSELKWFSKLMGPERLLFLVMVKL; from the coding sequence ATGGCGATCAGGTCTGTCACAGCAGCCAAAGAGTTCAATCCGGAATTACCTAACATCGATGAGTACTTCATGGCTTACAAAGTGCACGAAATGGCCGCCAAGAAAAGCACCTGGTACGAGTTTCTTGCTTTGAGTGACGTCCAAGTCGATTCAACCGTGATCAAGAAACAATACAAGAAAATGGCTCTTAAGTTGCATCCGGACAAGAATCATTCTGTTGCTGCAGAGGGGGCTTTCTTACTCATTCAATCTGCTTTCGAAGTTTTGATAGATCCTGCAAAAAGACAAGTCTACGATAGTGGCTTGTGCTCCAAGAAACGCCCTCATATGTCACCGCACACCGCGTCTGATTCTTCTAAATATTCTAAACCGTCAAAGCCTACAAGTGAAGAAGCGATCTCCAGTCAGTCTCGGCCTCGAGAGGCAGCTGATCGTTCTTCATCTGGATttggaaaaacattttcatctGAGTTCAGAAGAACATCTTCATCTGGGTTCGGAAGCACGAGACCAAAGAAACTTGCAGTTGCCGTGGAGGGTGCAATTTACGAAACGTCAGAATTAAAATGGTTCTCCAAGCTAATGGGACCAGAAAGATTGTTGTTTCTCGTAATGGTGAAGTTATAG
- the LOC123208697 gene encoding secreted RxLR effector protein 161-like, with translation MGKLDFFLGLEAKRSQKGLLLSQTKYASDLLHKLNMQDCKSVFTPMVVGSNFFPRDSPVFDKPTMYTSVIGALQYLTLTRLDLSYAINKSSQFLKEPTQLQWQAVKRVLRYIQGTLEYGLMFKPSLILNLEVFSNADWAGNLEYKRSTSGYCIYLEGNLVQWSSKKRRVVAFSSTESKYEALSQATTKVKWLRSLFSELDLEWFSQAVIVEE, from the coding sequence ATGGGTAAATTGGATTTTTTCTTGGGTTTGGAAGCAAAAAGAAGTCAAAAAGGTTTGCTACTGAGCCAAACAAAATATGCTTCTGATCTCTTGCATAAGTTGAACATGCAAGATTGCAAATCTGTTTTCACACCAATGGTCGTAGGTAGTAATTTTTTTCCTAGAGATAGTCCTGTATTTGATAAGCCAACGATGTATACAAGTGTTATTGGTGCACTACAATATCTAACCCTTACCAGACTTGATCTTTCTTATGCAATAAATAAGTCAAGTCAGttcttgaaggagccaacacaACTTCAATGGCAGGCAGTAAAAAGAGTGTTGCGATATATTCAAGGTACACTAGAGTATGGCTTGATGTTTAAGCCTTCTTTGATATTGAATTTGGAGGTTTTTTCAAATGCAGATTGGGCTGGAAACTTGGAGTACAAAAGATCCACAAGTGGGTATTGCATTTACCTTGAAGGTAATCTGGTTCAGTGGAGCTCTAAAAAGCGAAGAGTTGTGGCTTTCTCATCCACTGAATCAAAATATGAGGCACTCAGTCAGGCAACTACTAAGGTTAAATGGTTAAGATCTCTATTCAGTGAATTGGATTTGGAGTGGTTTAGTCAAGCAGTAATTGTTGAAGAATAG